Proteins from a genomic interval of Pogoniulus pusillus isolate bPogPus1 chromosome 30, bPogPus1.pri, whole genome shotgun sequence:
- the UNC119B gene encoding protein unc-119 homolog B: MSGSKARPAAGPEKKPPPVAGGPLSRLRGRRGSADAALRPPWTESELLALDTVRPEHVLGLCRVTENYLCKPEDNVYNIDFTRFKIRDLETGTVLFEIAKPSAPEQDAEGEDDSSEPDASAGRFVRYQFTPAFLRLRTVGATVEFTVGEKPVSNFRMIERHYFRDRLLKNFDFDFGFCIPSSRNTCEHIYEFPQLSEDLIRLMVDNPYETRSDSFYFVDNKLIMHNKADYAYNGGQ, from the exons ATGAGCGGCTCGAAGGCGAggccggcggcggggccggagAAGAAGCCGCCGCCAGTGGCTGGGGGCCCCCTCAGCCGCCTGCGGGGGCGGCGCGGCTCTGCCGACGCCGCGCTGCGGCCGCCCTGGACCGAGTCCGAATTGCTGGCCCTGGACACGGTCCGGCCCGAGCACGTCTTGGGGCTGTGCCGGGTGACGGAGA ATTACTTATGCAAACCCGAGGACAACGTTTACAACATCGACTTCACCAGGTTTAAGATTCGGGACCTTGAAACTGGCACTGTGCTGTTTGAAATTGCAAAGCCTTCTGCCCCGG AGCAAGATGCCGAGGGTGAGGATGACAGCAGTGAGCCGGACGCTAGTGCAGGCCGCTTTGTTCGGTACCAGTTCACCCCAGCGTTCCTCCGCCTGCGGACTGTTGGTGCAAC AGTGGAGTTCACAGTGGGAGAAAAGCCAGTGTCAAACTTTCGGATGATTGAGAGGCATTACTTCCGAGATCGCCTCCTGAAGAACTTTGACTTTGATTTTGGCttctgcatccccagcagcaggaacacGTGTGAACACATTTATGAATTCCCTCAGCTCTCAGAAGACCTCA TCCGTCTGATGGTTGACAATCCCTACGAGACCCGCTCGGACAGCTTTTACTTTGTGGACAACAAGCTGATCATGCACAACAAGGCCGACTATGCTTACAACGGAGGACAGTAA